In a single window of the Zonotrichia leucophrys gambelii isolate GWCS_2022_RI chromosome 2, RI_Zleu_2.0, whole genome shotgun sequence genome:
- the LOC135444143 gene encoding ribosyldihydronicotinamide dehydrogenase [quinone]-like, with protein sequence MAGKKVLIVYAHQEPKSFNGSLLKIAVEELTKQGCSVTVSDLYTMQFEPRATRNDIVGHLHNSEAFNYGVETWEAYKRGALSKDLVEEQKKVQEADLLIFQFPLFWFNMPAILKGWMDRVLVQGFAYDLSKAYDGGLLQGKLSLFSFTTGGGQEMYSKEGIGGDIRYVLWPMQHGIMHFCGVKVLEPHICYAPENVSEEKRKEMLAAWSQRLKTLWKEEPIDCSPEWYFK encoded by the exons ATGGCAG GGAAAAAAGTCCTGATAGTCTATGCACACCAAGAGCCCAAGTCCTTCAATGGATCTTTGCTGAAGATTGCTGTGGAAGAGCTGACCAAGCAGGGCTGCAGCGTCACCGTGTCGGATTTGTACACCATGCAGTTTGAGCCCAGAGCTACAAGGAATGACATTGTTG GTCACCTGCACAACTCAGAAGCCTTCAATTATGGTGTGGAAACCTGGGAAGCTTACAAGAGAGGAGCTTTGTCCAAAGACCTGGttgaagagcagaagaaagTGCAGGAAGCAGACCTGCTGATTTTCCAG TTTCCCTTGTTTTGGTTCAACATGCCTGCAATCCTGAAGGGCTGGATGGACAGAGTCTTGGTCCAAGGCTTTGCTTACGATTTGTCAAAGGCTTATGATGGTGGTTTGCTCCAG GGCAAATTATCCCTCTTTTCTTTCACCACGGGAGGAGGCCAAGAGATGTACTCAAAAGAAGGTATCGGTGGTGATATTCGCTATGTCCTGTGGCCCATGCAG CATGGAATCATGCACTTCTGTGGTGTCAAAGTGCTTGAACCTCACATCTGTTATGCTCCAGAGAATGTCtctgaggagaagaggaaggagatgcTGGCTGCCTGGAGCCAGCGCCTGAAGACTCTTTGGAAGGAAGAACCCATAGACTGCTCTCCTGAGTGGTATTTCAAGTAA